AATAATCCACTTGCGAGCGATTTTTTTACGGACGTTACTTACAGACAAGACAACCTTTGCGGTGCTGCCGTACCCTTCATTATTCATTATCCCTACAACTCCTTAGTACCCTCATGTCGAAATCCATATTAATTGCAGTCCTCTACTGCACCGCCTGTATAATTCGATCCGCTATACGCTGATAACCGTCACCGTTCGGATGAAAATGATCCGTTGATAGATACTTCCCGAGGTGATTGTGAAACAAATCAAAAGTTGGTACCAGTGTCATGTTATTGTGAGTATTAATGATATCCATCGCTGCGTTATTCCAAGCTGTTACGGCTTGATTACCGGGAACACGCAATTCCGGAATATCGCCAAATGGATTATATAGACCCAAAAAATAGATTCTAGCTTCCGGATTAATTTCGGCAATCTTCCGAAGCGCTTCTTCAAGCCGTTTTGAGGCTTCAGGCAAAGCTGCCAAAAGTTCCTTCGATGTTAATTCATCTGTTGGAGCCGGGGGTTCATCCGAGGATGGTGGACTTGTATTCCTGTTACTCTGAACAATACCTGCTCCTCTAAATAAATCATTACCGCCTATAGACACCAAAATGGTATTGGCTTGACGGAGGGTATACTTAACGCCTTCTTCATTTAGCTCACTTTGTAGCCCAAGGGTGGTCAGTCCATTTATTCCCAGGTTCCCAAGCAAATTTACCTCTTGGTCTCCTTCTGACATTCCCTCAACAGCTCGTTTTACAAATCCGCTTCCTGTATTATCGCCTGTCCCTTTTGCCAACGAGTCCCCAATTGCGACCACCTTCAAAATTCCGGTCACTTCCTCATCCGGCGCACCCGTCTTCTGGGGCAGAGAGGTCAGAGGAGCATCTCCTTGCGGGTAGACAATATCTTTCACCGCATAACCAAAACCAACTATAAAGATTAGGGTTGCTGCTATGGAAATCAGGCATACAAACCGCCAGGTCCATTTGGAATCATTCAAAAGCCATTCCTCCATATCCCTTATATTCTGCCAAATTGTTCACTAATTTCAGCTATGTAGTTAAACATAAATCTTCTATCTGCAATTTGCAAATGAATCGCATAAATGTACCCTTATACCCGCACACAAGAAAAAACGGATTTGCCGTCCTCAATGAGACGGTATCCGTTTCTCGTAGAAATATTAGCAAAGTATACTGAAAACTTGTACTTTCTTATATTTTAATAAAAAAACCGCTCTCCGCTAAAAAGCGAAGAACGATTTATCCTGTAAGACTTTGTCTCTTATTTACCTATGAATTCTTGAACCCAGTAATTATTGTCAAATCCTACACCAATATAGTTAAAATCAACACTGAGGATATTCTTGCGGTGACCCGGGCTGTTCATCCAAGCGGTCATTACTTCTTGCGGAGTTTTTTGCCCCATGGCAATATTCTCGCCCGCTGCTCTATAAGTAATTCCGAAAGTACCCATCATTTCAAATGGAGATCCATAAGTAGGGGAGGTATGAGAGAAATATTGGTTAGTACGCATATCCGTTGCTTTAGTGGCCGCCAATTTATTTAAGCTGTCCAATCCGGTAACCGGTTTTAGGCCGGCAGCAGTTCGCTCTTTATTGACTAAGGTTACTACCTGCTGAGTGTAAGTTAATTTAGGAGCTGCTACAGCCGTTGTTGGTGTGCTCTTGGGTGGCGTAACAGGAGTAGTT
Above is a window of Paenibacillus wynnii DNA encoding:
- a CDS encoding CAP domain-containing protein → MKSKNLKALLIGGSLATVMAVSISLPSQASAATSSPIDLTNTRYEQILKYYQTYYSQTAPTVVVKTPVVTEQKAPVAPVAPTKTTPVTPPKSTPTTAVAAPKLTYTQQVVTLVNKERTAAGLKPVTGLDSLNKLAATKATDMRTNQYFSHTSPTYGSPFEMMGTFGITYRAAGENIAMGQKTPQEVMTAWMNSPGHRKNILSVDFNYIGVGFDNNYWVQEFIGK
- a CDS encoding GDSL-type esterase/lipase family protein, giving the protein MNDSKWTWRFVCLISIAATLIFIVGFGYAVKDIVYPQGDAPLTSLPQKTGAPDEEVTGILKVVAIGDSLAKGTGDNTGSGFVKRAVEGMSEGDQEVNLLGNLGINGLTTLGLQSELNEEGVKYTLRQANTILVSIGGNDLFRGAGIVQSNRNTSPPSSDEPPAPTDELTSKELLAALPEASKRLEEALRKIAEINPEARIYFLGLYNPFGDIPELRVPGNQAVTAWNNAAMDIINTHNNMTLVPTFDLFHNHLGKYLSTDHFHPNGDGYQRIADRIIQAVQ